From a region of the Thiorhodovibrio winogradskyi genome:
- a CDS encoding ImmA/IrrE family metallo-endopeptidase codes for MTPLSLTIDATQLPPLTEGDPEERACYGQLAIRHGERLLSEGIDGFSHRLQAGPRVSGYPLAEWLAWNWWRLTEESKPTQITPDWRFAHQLDSVGAGYIWPNLSIFSDRARTALIAKPSHPQGQASYRSTADETLILPTPQVSQAIAHFIEQMRERLRASGIREDTNLDALWQRLQQERQDPRQSLRRRLEALLGYDPDDAPEALIAALLNETQRLGEDALLELAAAHRPQRALPGHERLRQWAKDNGYASKATDRVSPLAPDTFNTAARTPAWHQGDQAARAFRTRERITAETVSNAQLAHWCAVTPRLLTDPHSAPDLAFGLQPADQPEGHLVLRSRWPTGRRFELARLLGDWLSIGAREPLLLATASHTYRQKFQRAFAAELLCPFAALEAMLAGDHSEEAREEAAHQFQVSEQAVTTLLVNHGRLPADELDAEADNSTTNEWSQAA; via the coding sequence ATGACCCCACTCAGCCTGACCATCGACGCCACCCAACTGCCGCCCCTCACCGAAGGCGACCCGGAGGAACGTGCCTGCTATGGTCAGCTTGCCATCCGTCACGGCGAACGCCTGCTGAGCGAAGGCATCGACGGCTTCAGCCACCGGCTGCAGGCCGGCCCGCGCGTCTCCGGCTACCCGCTCGCCGAATGGCTGGCCTGGAACTGGTGGCGCCTCACCGAAGAGTCCAAGCCGACGCAGATCACCCCCGACTGGCGCTTCGCCCACCAGCTCGACAGCGTCGGCGCCGGCTACATCTGGCCCAATCTCAGCATCTTCTCGGATCGCGCCCGCACCGCCCTCATCGCCAAGCCAAGCCATCCCCAAGGGCAGGCGAGCTATCGCAGTACCGCCGACGAGACGCTCATCCTGCCGACCCCTCAGGTCAGCCAGGCCATCGCCCACTTCATCGAGCAGATGCGCGAGCGCCTGCGCGCCAGCGGCATCCGCGAAGACACCAATCTCGATGCCCTCTGGCAGCGCCTCCAGCAAGAGCGCCAAGATCCCCGGCAGTCCCTGCGCCGGCGACTGGAAGCGCTCCTCGGCTATGATCCCGACGACGCCCCCGAGGCACTCATCGCAGCGCTCCTGAACGAAACCCAACGCCTGGGAGAAGACGCACTGCTCGAACTCGCCGCCGCCCACCGGCCCCAGCGCGCGCTCCCCGGCCACGAGCGCTTGCGCCAATGGGCCAAAGACAACGGCTATGCCTCCAAGGCCACCGATCGCGTCTCGCCCCTCGCGCCGGACACCTTCAACACCGCCGCCCGCACCCCCGCCTGGCACCAAGGCGATCAAGCCGCGCGCGCCTTTCGCACGCGCGAGCGGATCACCGCCGAGACGGTCTCCAACGCCCAACTGGCGCACTGGTGTGCGGTCACACCCCGCCTGCTGACCGACCCGCACAGCGCCCCCGATCTCGCCTTTGGCTTACAGCCAGCCGACCAGCCCGAAGGGCATCTGGTGCTGCGCTCGCGTTGGCCAACCGGCCGCCGTTTCGAGCTTGCGCGCCTCCTTGGCGACTGGCTCAGCATCGGCGCGCGCGAACCGCTCCTGCTCGCCACCGCCAGCCACACCTATCGGCAGAAGTTTCAACGCGCCTTTGCCGCAGAGCTGCTGTGCCCCTTTGCCGCCCTCGAGGCGATGCTCGCCGGCGATCACTCAGAAGAAGCGCGCGAAGAGGCCGCCCACCAGTTTCAGGTCTCGGAACAGGCCGTCACCACCCTGCTGGTCAACCATGGTCGGCTACCCGCCGATGAGCTGGACGCCGAGGCCGACAACAGCACAACGAACGAATGGAGCCAAGCGGCCTGA
- a CDS encoding Rossmann-fold NAD(P)-binding domain-containing protein translates to MSALPKVLVTCPPMLGMIDSFQPLFDQQGWQVTAPKVVQTLSVEELIDLVPQPDGWIIGDDPAPRAVFQAGKAGRILRPLNACFLPCA, encoded by the coding sequence ATGAGCGCGTTACCCAAGGTCCTGGTCACCTGCCCCCCCATGCTCGGCATGATCGACAGCTTCCAACCCCTGTTCGACCAGCAGGGCTGGCAGGTCACCGCCCCCAAGGTGGTGCAGACCCTCTCAGTCGAGGAACTGATCGACCTGGTGCCCCAGCCTGACGGCTGGATCATCGGCGATGACCCCGCCCCCCGCGCGGTGTTCCAGGCCGGCAAGGCCGGGCGGATCTTGAGACCTTTGAACGCTTGCTTTCTGCCATGCGCCTGA
- a CDS encoding nucleotidyltransferase domain-containing protein, with protein MRLTEEQIAAIKQTAQAVLGEGTRVILFGSRVDDAKKGGDIDLLFETDQRLTNRATTAGDIYVALIRQLGDRKIDVLLKDSATPPAPVLEHARQAGIPL; from the coding sequence ATGCGCCTGACCGAAGAACAAATTGCCGCCATCAAGCAAACCGCACAGGCGGTGCTGGGTGAAGGGACCCGGGTCATCCTGTTTGGCTCGCGTGTGGATGATGCAAAAAAAGGCGGAGACATTGATCTGTTGTTTGAAACCGACCAAAGGCTGACCAACCGAGCCACCACGGCTGGTGACATCTACGTGGCATTGATCCGTCAGTTGGGCGACCGGAAAATCGATGTTCTGCTCAAAGACAGCGCAACCCCTCCAGCCCCCGTGCTGGAGCATGCACGCCAAGCCGGCATCCCGCTATGA
- a CDS encoding NAD(P)-dependent oxidoreductase gives MKTCALTAFSRHLVNAEALALAKPGLRVVNVGRGPVIDEPALEAALETGQVYSAALDVFEVEPLPAASSLRQHPRCVFGSHNASNTADAVARTSEIAISKLAGFLAEASLSIP, from the coding sequence ATGAAGACTTGTGCGCTCACTGCCTTCAGTCGGCATCTGGTCAATGCCGAGGCCTTGGCGTTGGCCAAGCCGGGGCTGCGGGTGGTGAATGTCGGGCGCGGGCCGGTGATCGATGAACCGGCGTTGGAGGCGGCGCTGGAGACGGGCCAAGTCTATTCAGCGGCCTTGGATGTGTTCGAGGTCGAGCCTTTGCCGGCGGCGTCGTCGTTGCGGCAGCATCCGAGGTGTGTGTTTGGGTCGCATAATGCGTCCAATACGGCGGATGCGGTGGCGCGCACCAGTGAGATCGCGATCAGCAAGCTGGCGGGTTTTTTGGCTGAAGCCAGCCTTTCAATTCCCTAA
- a CDS encoding DUF29 domain-containing protein, with amino-acid sequence MNTASAYDQDYYLWFADQARLLRAGQWQQIDVEHLSEELEDMGKREKRALRSRTVILLAHLLKYAHQPDHRSPSWIGTIREQRKQLQELMLDSPSLKPRFAADLEDSYLSATLLAAGETGLPETRFPAACPFSAEQLLDEGYWPEASG; translated from the coding sequence ATGAACACAGCATCAGCCTACGACCAGGACTACTACCTCTGGTTTGCCGACCAGGCGCGCCTACTGCGCGCGGGCCAATGGCAGCAGATCGATGTCGAACATCTGTCTGAGGAACTGGAAGACATGGGCAAGCGGGAAAAGCGCGCCTTGCGCAGTCGCACCGTCATCCTGCTCGCCCATTTGCTGAAATATGCCCACCAGCCAGACCATCGTAGCCCGAGCTGGATCGGGACCATCCGCGAGCAACGCAAGCAGCTCCAAGAACTCATGCTCGACAGCCCCAGCTTGAAACCGCGTTTCGCGGCAGACCTAGAGGACAGTTACCTCAGCGCCACCTTGCTCGCCGCCGGCGAGACCGGTCTGCCGGAAACCCGGTTCCCGGCGGCCTGTCCGTTTTCTGCCGAGCAGTTGTTGGATGAAGGCTATTGGCCGGAAGCGAGTGGCTGA
- a CDS encoding UPF0175 family protein codes for MQLTIDYPSQWPDAIHCTPEEFDYQAKMAMATKLYEMGKLSSGMAAQLVGIERVRFLMRLSDFGVPMIDLDREALQADVENA; via the coding sequence ATGCAACTCACCATCGACTATCCATCGCAATGGCCCGACGCCATTCACTGCACGCCGGAAGAATTTGACTATCAAGCCAAGATGGCGATGGCGACGAAGCTCTATGAAATGGGTAAGCTCTCGTCCGGTATGGCCGCGCAACTGGTTGGTATCGAGCGCGTGCGGTTTTTGATGCGGTTGAGTGACTTTGGCGTACCGATGATCGATCTTGATCGGGAAGCGCTGCAAGCGGATGTTGAAAATGCCTGA
- a CDS encoding DUF3368 domain-containing protein, with product MPEASRSVVVNTTPLITLSVATGSLDVLRVLYDRVIIPHEVMREIQAGGQDAPGTGDVLSSDWMETLRHPQSVALFLRNTLDIGEAAVIQAAMQLQIPRVCIDEKLGRRVARLNGLTVTGSIGVLAKAKRAGFALDVEQTMNRLRAHGIWLGRDVEQFLRDTDSQ from the coding sequence ATGCCTGAAGCATCGAGATCCGTGGTCGTCAATACGACACCATTGATCACCTTGTCGGTGGCGACAGGGAGCCTTGATGTACTGCGTGTTCTGTACGACCGTGTGATCATCCCGCACGAAGTCATGCGGGAAATCCAGGCCGGCGGTCAGGATGCGCCGGGTACGGGCGACGTGTTGTCCTCTGACTGGATGGAGACACTCAGGCATCCGCAATCTGTCGCGCTTTTTCTGCGGAATACACTGGATATCGGCGAGGCGGCTGTCATACAAGCCGCGATGCAATTGCAGATACCGCGTGTCTGTATCGACGAAAAACTGGGCCGACGGGTCGCACGCCTGAATGGACTCACTGTCACTGGGTCGATCGGGGTTCTGGCCAAGGCGAAACGTGCCGGTTTTGCGCTGGATGTCGAACAAACGATGAACAGGCTCCGCGCCCATGGTATTTGGCTTGGGCGTGATGTGGAGCAATTTCTTCGGGATACGGATTCGCAATGA
- a CDS encoding PIN domain-containing protein, which translates to MVQLVIDTNVFVAGLRSVGGASREVLRRALSGSYQPLFGNALWQEYCDLLGRDVWSMKTTAEERQQVLAALAQRGRWVTIYYGWRPNLPDEADNHLVELALAGGAAGIVTHNVRDLRRGELVFDQLRLLTPAQCLEKWL; encoded by the coding sequence ATGGTTCAGCTAGTTATTGATACAAATGTCTTTGTCGCGGGACTGCGCTCGGTCGGTGGCGCATCGCGCGAAGTTTTGCGACGCGCTCTATCCGGCAGCTATCAACCGCTTTTCGGAAATGCCTTGTGGCAGGAGTATTGCGATCTGTTGGGGCGCGATGTATGGAGCATGAAGACCACTGCTGAAGAAAGGCAACAGGTGCTGGCGGCATTGGCTCAACGTGGTCGATGGGTGACGATTTATTATGGTTGGCGTCCCAATCTCCCCGATGAAGCAGACAACCACTTGGTGGAGCTTGCCCTGGCGGGAGGGGCTGCCGGAATCGTGACGCATAATGTGCGGGATCTTCGCCGAGGAGAACTGGTGTTTGATCAGCTGCGGTTGCTGACGCCTGCTCAATGTCTGGAGAAATGGTTATGA
- a CDS encoding CopG family transcriptional regulator, with amino-acid sequence MTTLTIRLPDDTAARLDSLARSRGLTTDKLVEDLSARAVAAWDTENHFRAMAATGDIKQALGILDRLDAEDRQVGADL; translated from the coding sequence ATGACAACATTAACGATCCGCTTGCCGGACGACACGGCGGCGCGCTTGGACTCTTTGGCACGTAGTCGCGGACTCACCACCGACAAATTGGTCGAGGATCTGAGTGCTCGCGCCGTGGCAGCGTGGGATACTGAAAACCATTTTCGGGCGATGGCTGCGACGGGCGACATCAAGCAGGCACTTGGAATTCTGGATCGACTGGATGCCGAAGACCGGCAGGTAGGCGCTGACCTGTAA
- a CDS encoding RpnC/YadD family protein, with protein sequence MTADTQATDTSDKPDYDSPWKEALERFFPEFLALLFPAIHAEIDWSKGVQFLDKEFQKIVCEAKTTRRYADKLVGVTRRDETPVWVLAHVEVQGDPQSDFAERMFTYNYKIRDAYQVPVASLAVLADTKRSFRPNSYSTALWDCRVQFDFPMVKLLDYATPERWAELEASDNVFALVVMAQIRAKVTDDAETLKRWKFRLMRLMYERGYERTLIEELFRLIDWMIRLPEELEAEFRQELYAYEEQYQMPYVTTVERAGIEKGVQQGEARTILRLLDQKFGPEAVQTHRERIEQAELEQLDTWLGRILSAESPETIFH encoded by the coding sequence ATGACAGCCGACACCCAAGCCACAGACACCAGCGACAAACCCGACTACGACAGCCCCTGGAAAGAGGCGCTGGAGCGGTTCTTTCCGGAGTTTCTCGCGCTGCTGTTTCCGGCCATCCATGCCGAGATCGACTGGTCAAAGGGCGTGCAGTTTCTCGACAAGGAATTCCAGAAGATCGTGTGCGAGGCCAAGACCACCCGGCGCTATGCGGATAAGCTCGTCGGCGTCACCCGCCGCGATGAGACGCCGGTGTGGGTGCTGGCCCATGTTGAAGTGCAAGGCGATCCGCAAAGCGACTTTGCCGAGCGGATGTTCACCTACAATTACAAAATCCGCGATGCCTACCAAGTGCCGGTCGCGAGTCTGGCGGTGCTGGCCGATACCAAGCGCAGTTTCCGCCCCAACAGCTACAGCACGGCGCTGTGGGACTGTCGGGTGCAATTCGACTTTCCGATGGTCAAACTGCTCGACTACGCCACCCCCGAGCGCTGGGCCGAGCTGGAAGCGAGCGACAATGTTTTTGCCTTGGTGGTGATGGCCCAAATCCGGGCCAAGGTGACCGACGATGCCGAGACCCTGAAACGCTGGAAATTCCGCTTGATGCGCCTGATGTACGAGCGCGGCTATGAGCGCACGCTGATTGAAGAACTCTTCCGCCTGATCGATTGGATGATCCGTCTGCCTGAAGAGCTGGAAGCAGAGTTTCGCCAAGAACTCTACGCCTACGAGGAGCAATACCAAATGCCATACGTGACGACTGTTGAGCGAGCCGGGATTGAGAAGGGAGTGCAGCAGGGCGAGGCCAGAACAATCCTGCGCTTGCTTGATCAAAAATTCGGCCCCGAGGCCGTGCAAACGCACCGCGAGCGCATCGAACAGGCGGAGCTTGAGCAACTCGACACTTGGCTGGGTCGCATCCTCAGCGCCGAGAGCCCCGAGACCATCTTCCACTGA
- a CDS encoding RpnC/YadD family protein: MTADTEATDSSDKPDYDSPWKEALEPFFPEFLALLFPAIHAQIDWSVAPVFLDKELQQIGGNSPRGRRYADKLVRVRAKDGSDLYVLIHVEIQGDAESDFSARMFLYQTRLRDCHKIDVVSLAVLTDTSPSFRPKSFRHARWGCGIVFRFPVVKLLDYTTPERWAELEASDNVFALVVMAPKIINWSGPR, translated from the coding sequence ATGACAGCCGACACCGAAGCCACCGACAGCAGCGACAAACCCGACTACGACAGCCCCTGGAAAGAAGCCCTGGAGCCGTTCTTCCCGGAGTTCCTCGCACTGCTGTTCCCGGCCATCCATGCGCAGATCGACTGGAGTGTGGCGCCGGTGTTTCTCGACAAGGAACTCCAACAGATCGGCGGCAACAGCCCGCGCGGTCGCCGCTATGCGGATAAACTGGTGCGGGTGCGCGCCAAAGACGGCAGCGATCTGTATGTGCTGATCCATGTCGAAATCCAAGGCGATGCTGAAAGCGACTTTAGCGCACGGATGTTTCTCTACCAGACCCGCCTGCGGGATTGCCACAAAATCGATGTCGTCAGCCTGGCGGTCCTGACCGACACCAGCCCCAGCTTTCGCCCCAAGTCATTTCGCCACGCTCGCTGGGGCTGCGGGATCGTCTTTCGCTTCCCCGTGGTCAAACTGCTCGACTACACCACTCCCGAGCGCTGGGCCGAGCTGGAAGCGAGTGACAATGTTTTTGCCTTGGTTGTCATGGCCCCCAAAATCATCAATTGGTCCGGGCCAAGGTGA
- a CDS encoding transposase, which translates to MTDDAETLKRWKFRLMRLMYDRGHERALIEEVLRLIDWMIRLPAALEAEFRQELYAYEEQRQMPYVTTFEQAGIQKGEATILMMLLEEKFGSASLEAHRERISAADPEELLQWSKRILTAETPETIFH; encoded by the coding sequence GTGACCGACGATGCCGAGACCCTGAAACGCTGGAAATTCCGCCTGATGCGCTTGATGTATGATCGCGGCCACGAGCGCGCGCTGATTGAAGAGGTGTTACGCCTTATCGACTGGATGATCCGCCTGCCCGCGGCGCTGGAGGCGGAATTTCGCCAAGAACTTTATGCTTACGAGGAGCAACGACAGATGCCTTATGTCACCACGTTTGAGCAAGCCGGGATTCAGAAGGGGGAAGCCACGATCTTGATGATGCTGCTGGAAGAAAAATTCGGCTCAGCGTCGCTCGAAGCGCACCGCGAGCGCATCTCCGCCGCCGACCCTGAAGAGCTCCTGCAGTGGTCGAAACGCATCCTCACCGCCGAGACGCCCGAGACGATTTTCCACTGA
- a CDS encoding IS110 family RNA-guided transposase, whose translation MKKAKKKSVKTFSKEPVVTIGIDLAKNSVHVFGVDAEGEVVFSRKLARKALSQFIAQQPTCRIAMEACSGAHHWARTFQGFGHEVVLIAPQHVKPFVKTNKNDAVDAEAICEAAPCSKRGPRQLFVPIKNVEQQDTQGTHRMRSMVIDQRTALVNQIRGLLAEYGIVIAQGRAELMRRLPEILEDAENGLSERFRAELNVLLEELRHMDTRVKHYDTQIQAVANTNDSAQLLMSIPGIGPLVATALIATLGENWGLFNNGRALAAWLGLVPRQHSTGGKPRLLGISKRGDVYMRKLLINGARAPDLNNGRWVENKDDALSHWARGLKQRRHANVAVVAMANKLVRIAWAVMTTGKAFDAARGALAKPAAVTA comes from the coding sequence ATGAAAAAAGCGAAGAAAAAATCCGTAAAGACGTTTAGCAAAGAACCGGTCGTCACTATTGGTATTGATTTAGCCAAGAACAGCGTACATGTGTTTGGTGTCGACGCCGAGGGTGAAGTGGTGTTCAGCCGCAAGTTGGCACGAAAAGCGTTGAGTCAGTTCATCGCCCAGCAGCCGACCTGTCGCATCGCCATGGAAGCCTGTAGTGGTGCCCATCACTGGGCGCGCACCTTCCAGGGGTTTGGCCATGAGGTTGTGTTGATCGCCCCGCAGCATGTGAAGCCCTTTGTGAAGACGAACAAAAACGATGCCGTCGATGCCGAGGCGATTTGCGAAGCGGCGCCCTGCTCGAAAAGGGGCCCGCGTCAATTGTTCGTGCCCATCAAGAATGTTGAACAGCAAGATACCCAGGGTACCCACCGCATGCGCTCGATGGTCATTGATCAGCGCACGGCGCTGGTCAATCAGATCCGGGGGTTGTTGGCCGAATACGGTATTGTCATTGCTCAAGGGCGTGCTGAGCTTATGCGCCGCCTGCCGGAAATCCTTGAAGACGCCGAGAATGGACTCAGTGAGCGGTTTCGCGCTGAATTGAATGTTCTCCTCGAGGAGTTGCGTCACATGGATACGCGGGTCAAGCATTATGATACTCAGATTCAGGCCGTTGCCAACACCAATGACTCGGCCCAGCTGTTGATGAGCATCCCTGGCATCGGTCCGCTGGTGGCCACCGCCTTGATCGCCACCTTGGGGGAGAATTGGGGGCTGTTCAATAATGGCCGCGCGCTGGCCGCCTGGCTGGGGCTGGTGCCGCGACAGCACTCCACCGGCGGGAAACCACGCTTGCTCGGCATCAGTAAGCGCGGTGATGTGTATATGCGCAAACTGCTGATCAACGGGGCGCGTGCCCCTGATCTGAACAATGGGCGCTGGGTTGAGAACAAAGACGACGCCCTCAGTCATTGGGCGCGCGGTCTCAAGCAGCGCCGTCATGCCAATGTCGCCGTGGTTGCGATGGCCAACAAGCTCGTGCGCATCGCCTGGGCGGTGATGACCACCGGAAAGGCCTTCGATGCAGCGCGCGGCGCGTTAGCGAAGCCCGCGGCCGTTACCGCGTAA
- a CDS encoding transposase: MARLPRVVVPGLPHHVTQRGNRRQQTFFSDDDYAEYRRLLSLSCRACETRVLAYC, from the coding sequence ATGGCAAGACTCCCGAGAGTGGTGGTTCCTGGGTTGCCGCATCATGTGACGCAGCGCGGCAATCGACGGCAACAGACGTTTTTTAGCGATGACGACTATGCGGAGTATCGTCGCTTGCTCTCACTCTCCTGTCGTGCCTGCGAAACGCGGGTGTTGGCCTACTGCTAG
- the tnpA gene encoding IS200/IS605 family transposase has product MRSYRKSSHTVHDLKVHLIWVTKYRYAVLTKEVGYRTREIIRQVCAQNDVQIISGAVSKDHVHLYISYPPKYSISDLVKWFKGRSSRKLQEEFPQLGKRYWGRHFWAIGYAAFSSGHVTDEMIREYLKHHEDHPNHQDDGFTVE; this is encoded by the coding sequence ATGAGGTCTTACAGAAAATCGTCACATACAGTTCACGACCTGAAAGTTCACCTGATTTGGGTAACGAAATATCGCTATGCGGTGTTGACGAAAGAGGTGGGGTATCGTACGCGTGAAATTATCCGGCAAGTATGTGCGCAAAACGACGTTCAGATTATCAGTGGTGCAGTGAGCAAGGATCATGTTCACCTGTATATATCGTATCCGCCAAAATACTCAATAAGTGATCTGGTCAAATGGTTTAAAGGCCGTAGTTCACGTAAATTACAGGAAGAATTTCCGCAGCTTGGTAAGCGTTATTGGGGAAGGCATTTCTGGGCGATTGGGTATGCGGCATTTAGTTCGGGTCATGTAACTGACGAGATGATCCGAGAATATTTGAAACATCACGAAGATCATCCGAACCATCAAGATGATGGTTTTACCGTTGAATGA
- the istA gene encoding IS21 family transposase, giving the protein MTIPTELEAKILRYFHVEHWRVGTIAAQLGVHHATVDRVLSQAGLPKVERAARPSLIDPYLPFVVETLKTYPRLSASRLYAMVRERGYRGGPDHFRHLIAHVRPRPRPEAFLRLKTLPGEQAQVDWGHFGKLTIGRATRTLMAFVMVLSFSRAVFLRFFLDAQMANFLRGHVAAFEHWGGLPRVLLYDNLKSAVLERQGEAIRFHPTLLELASHYRFEPRPVAVARGNEKGRVERAIRYIRDSFFAARTFSDLADLNAQADTWCQGQAADRPCPEDRARSVRAVFEQERAHLLDLPPVPFPTDEQVAVSVGKTPYVRFDRNDYSVPHTQVRRTLTVVASLEQVRVLDGATVIATHARTFDAGAQVEDPAHVAELVARKRAARQHRGQDYLAQAVPISATLLIKAAERGEPLGSLTAALLRLLDSYGAAELTAGIEEALAREVPHQNAVRLALERRREARGLPPPTPVVLPADRRVREVVVRTPALGDYDHLHDDPPKEV; this is encoded by the coding sequence ATGACCATCCCCACCGAACTCGAAGCCAAGATCCTGCGCTACTTCCATGTCGAGCACTGGCGCGTCGGCACCATCGCCGCGCAGCTCGGCGTGCATCACGCCACCGTTGATCGGGTGCTGTCCCAGGCCGGACTGCCCAAGGTCGAGCGCGCCGCGCGTCCCTCGCTGATCGATCCCTATCTGCCCTTTGTCGTGGAGACGCTCAAGACCTATCCGCGCCTGAGCGCCAGCCGGCTCTATGCCATGGTGCGTGAGCGCGGTTATCGCGGCGGGCCGGATCATTTCCGCCATCTCATCGCGCATGTGCGCCCACGCCCGCGGCCGGAGGCCTTTCTGCGCTTAAAGACCCTGCCGGGTGAACAAGCCCAGGTCGACTGGGGCCACTTTGGAAAGCTGACCATCGGTCGGGCCACCCGCACCCTGATGGCCTTTGTGATGGTGCTGAGTTTCTCCCGGGCGGTGTTTCTACGTTTCTTTCTCGATGCGCAGATGGCCAATTTCCTGCGCGGACATGTCGCGGCCTTTGAGCACTGGGGGGGTCTGCCGCGAGTGCTGTTGTATGACAACCTCAAAAGCGCGGTGCTCGAGCGCCAGGGTGAGGCGATTCGCTTTCATCCGACCTTGCTGGAATTGGCCAGCCACTATCGCTTCGAGCCGCGCCCGGTGGCGGTGGCGCGAGGGAATGAAAAAGGCCGCGTGGAGCGGGCGATTCGTTATATCCGCGACAGTTTCTTTGCCGCGCGCACCTTCAGCGATCTGGCGGATTTGAATGCCCAGGCTGATACCTGGTGTCAGGGCCAGGCGGCGGATCGACCGTGCCCGGAGGATCGCGCCCGCTCGGTGCGCGCGGTTTTTGAGCAGGAACGCGCGCACTTGTTGGACTTGCCGCCGGTGCCTTTTCCCACCGACGAGCAGGTGGCGGTGTCGGTGGGCAAGACGCCCTATGTGCGCTTTGACCGCAACGACTATTCCGTACCCCATACCCAGGTGCGCCGCACGCTCACAGTGGTGGCTTCCCTGGAGCAGGTGCGGGTGCTCGATGGCGCCACGGTGATCGCCACCCATGCGCGCACCTTCGATGCCGGGGCGCAGGTGGAGGACCCGGCGCATGTGGCGGAGTTGGTGGCGCGCAAGCGCGCCGCGCGCCAGCACCGGGGGCAGGATTATCTGGCCCAGGCGGTGCCGATCAGTGCCACCTTGCTGATCAAGGCCGCTGAGCGCGGGGAGCCCTTGGGGAGCCTGACGGCGGCCTTGCTGCGGCTGCTCGATTCCTATGGGGCGGCGGAGCTGACGGCGGGGATTGAGGAGGCACTGGCGCGTGAGGTGCCGCACCAGAACGCGGTGCGCCTGGCACTGGAGCGCCGGCGCGAGGCGCGCGGGCTGCCGCCGCCGACCCCTGTCGTGCTGCCGGCGGATCGGCGCGTGCGGGAGGTGGTGGTGCGCACGCCGGCGTTGGGGGATTACGACCACTTGCACGATGATCCGCCGAAGGAGGTATGA
- the istB gene encoding IS21-like element helper ATPase IstB: protein MNEDDEQRLKARAQALKLHGVLAHWSEVVEAPWLAALLQWEEEARAQRSLERRLKQAQLGRFTPLADFDWSWPKQCDHAAIKELMGLGFVAEAMNVVLIGPNGVGKTTIARNLAQQAVLAGRTVLCITAAAMLNALLEADGERALRARLNAYSRVQVLLIDEIGYLSYSNRHADLLFEVVSRRYEKLPTLVTTNRPFAEWGEVFPNAACVVSLIDRLVHHAEIIQIDGESYRLKEAKECSAKRRKRRSARATPAPSSPRQSGGEDVSTPDDSL from the coding sequence ATGAACGAGGATGATGAGCAGAGGTTGAAAGCGCGCGCCCAGGCGCTGAAGCTCCATGGGGTGCTGGCGCATTGGTCGGAGGTGGTGGAGGCCCCTTGGCTGGCGGCGTTGCTGCAGTGGGAGGAGGAGGCACGGGCGCAACGCTCGCTGGAGCGGCGGTTGAAGCAGGCGCAGTTGGGGCGGTTTACGCCGTTGGCGGATTTCGATTGGAGTTGGCCGAAGCAGTGCGATCACGCGGCGATCAAGGAGTTGATGGGCCTTGGGTTTGTCGCCGAGGCGATGAATGTGGTGCTGATTGGGCCCAATGGGGTGGGCAAGACGACGATTGCGCGCAATCTGGCGCAGCAGGCGGTGTTGGCCGGGCGCACGGTGCTGTGCATCACAGCAGCAGCGATGCTCAATGCGCTGCTGGAGGCCGATGGGGAACGGGCGCTGCGCGCCCGCTTGAATGCCTATTCCCGGGTGCAGGTGTTGCTGATCGATGAGATTGGCTATCTGTCCTATTCCAACCGCCATGCGGATTTGCTCTTTGAGGTGGTCTCGCGCCGCTATGAGAAGCTCCCGACGCTGGTGACGACCAACCGGCCCTTTGCTGAGTGGGGGGAGGTGTTTCCCAATGCCGCTTGTGTGGTGTCGCTGATCGATCGGTTGGTCCATCACGCGGAGATTATTCAGATCGATGGGGAGTCTTATCGGCTCAAGGAGGCGAAGGAGTGCTCGGCTAAGCGGCGCAAGCGCCGTTCGGCTCGCGCTACGCCCGCTCCGTCTTCCCCGCGACAGTCAGGAGGTGAGGATGTATCCACCCCCGATGATTCCCTCTGA